A stretch of Pangasianodon hypophthalmus isolate fPanHyp1 chromosome 9, fPanHyp1.pri, whole genome shotgun sequence DNA encodes these proteins:
- the LOC113524929 gene encoding major histocompatibility complex class I-related gene protein isoform X7, with amino-acid sequence MGTISLNFSALLLLCAVVPAFSGEHSLYYTYTALSKPLNLPGIYEFTALGMLNDRELDYYSSKTQAKVPKQNWMREKMPQDYWDKGTQSRKSKEQWFKVNVDILMDRMRHNKSDLHVLQWRHGCVVDEGTDGNIKFVRGVDEYSYDGAEFLSFDEVNSRWIAPVTAAEPTKRKWDDVPILNQYTKGYLEKECVDWLNKFMDYGKEELRKYSSPDVHLLAKKSVRDPGKLTLTCLATGFYPPDVQLHLRKLRTSLPEHLVTSSGVRPNGDGTYQLRKSVDIVEDDKSLYDCYVNHITFKEPVIRKCDEKILCPDCTVPKIQSGIIGGVVGVVVTLAVVAAVIYILKKKGIITNGQAPAPAPAPAPAPAPAPAPDVSINIGEKSEGAKKDPDSGSDSGQGSSDGSREGSQDAINENTQLLPASGSNNPGGDAESV; translated from the exons ATGGGGACGATTTCTCTCAACTTTTCAGCATTATTGCTGCTCTGTGCTGTTGTGCCAGCTTTCAGTG gtGAGCACTCTCTGTATTACACCTACACGGCTCTCTCTAAACCTCTCAATCTCCCCGGCATCTATGAGTTCACTGCACTGGGCATGCTCAATGACCGAGAACTCGACTACTACAGCAGCAAGACTCAGGCTAAGGTTCCTAAACAGAACTGGATGAGAGAGAAGATGCCACAGGATTACTGGGATAAAGGCACTCAGTCCCGCAAGAGCAAAGAGCAGTGGTTTAAGGTCAACGTGGACATCCTGATGGACCGAATGAGACACAATAAGTCTG ACCTTCATGTTCTTCAGTGGAGACATGGCTGTGTGGTTGATGAAGGTACAGATGGGAATATTAAATTTGTGAGAGGAGTTGATGAGTACAGCTACGATGGGGCTGAGTTCCTCTCCTTCGATGAGGTAAACTCGAGGTGGATTGCTCCAGTCACAGCTGCTGAGCCGACCAAAAGGAAATGGGATGATGTGCCCATCCTTAACCAGTACACCAAGGGCTATCtggagaaagagtgtgtggacTGGCTCAACAAGTTCATGGATTACGGAAAAGAAGAGCTGAGAAAATATT CTTCACCAGATGTACATCTGCTTGCAAAGAAATCAGTACGTGACCCCGGCAAGTTGACCCTGACCTGCCTGGCCACAGGTTTCTACCCTCCAGATGTACAGCTGCATTTGAGGAAGCTCAGAACTTCTCTACCTGAACATCTGGTAACATCTTCAGGAGTCAGACCCAATGGTGATGGCACCTACCAGCTGAGGAAGAGTGTAGACATTGTGGAGGATGACAAATCACTTTACGATTGTTATGTGAACCACATCACCTTCAAAGAACCAGTAATTAGAAAGTGTGATgaaa aAATTCTATGCCCAGATTGTACTGTACCGAAAATTCAGAGTGGTATCATCGGGGGAGTGGTTGGAGTTGTGGTCACACTGGCTGTGGTTGCAGCCGTTATCTACATCCTTAAAAAGAAGGGAATAATCA CAAATGGACAGGCTCCAGCACCTGCTCCAGCACCTGCTCCAGCACCTGCTCCAGCACCTGCTCCAG atgtatCCATCAACATTGGTGAAAAGAGTGAAGGTGCTAAAAAAGATCCTGACAGCGGGAGTGACtctg GACAAGGCAGCAGTGATGGATCAAGAGAGGGAAGCCAGGACGCTATTAATGAAAACACCCAACTGCTACCGGCCTCTGGATCTAATAATCCTG gtGGAGatgcagagagtgtgtga
- the LOC113524929 gene encoding major histocompatibility complex class I-related gene protein isoform X4 — MGTISLNFSALLLLCAVVPAFSGEHSLYYTYTALSKPLNLPGIYEFTALGMLNDRELDYYSSKTQAKVPKQNWMREKMPQDYWDKGTQSRKSKEQWFKVNVDILMDRMRHNKSDLHVLQWRHGCVVDEGTDGNIKFVRGVDEYSYDGAEFLSFDEVNSRWIAPVTAAEPTKRKWDDVPILNQYTKGYLEKECVDWLNKFMDYGKEELRKYSSPDVHLLAKKSVRDPGKLTLTCLATGFYPPDVQLHLRKLRTSLPEHLVTSSGVRPNGDGTYQLRKSVDIVEDDKSLYDCYVNHITFKEPVIRKCDEKILCPDCTVPKIQSGIIGGVVGVVVTLAVVAAVIYILKKKGIITWPSKRSSPANSTEDVPLAANGQAPAPAPAPAPAPAPAPAPDVSINIGEKSEGAKKDPDSGSDSGQGSSDGSREGSQDAINENTQLLPASGSNNPGGDAESV; from the exons ATGGGGACGATTTCTCTCAACTTTTCAGCATTATTGCTGCTCTGTGCTGTTGTGCCAGCTTTCAGTG gtGAGCACTCTCTGTATTACACCTACACGGCTCTCTCTAAACCTCTCAATCTCCCCGGCATCTATGAGTTCACTGCACTGGGCATGCTCAATGACCGAGAACTCGACTACTACAGCAGCAAGACTCAGGCTAAGGTTCCTAAACAGAACTGGATGAGAGAGAAGATGCCACAGGATTACTGGGATAAAGGCACTCAGTCCCGCAAGAGCAAAGAGCAGTGGTTTAAGGTCAACGTGGACATCCTGATGGACCGAATGAGACACAATAAGTCTG ACCTTCATGTTCTTCAGTGGAGACATGGCTGTGTGGTTGATGAAGGTACAGATGGGAATATTAAATTTGTGAGAGGAGTTGATGAGTACAGCTACGATGGGGCTGAGTTCCTCTCCTTCGATGAGGTAAACTCGAGGTGGATTGCTCCAGTCACAGCTGCTGAGCCGACCAAAAGGAAATGGGATGATGTGCCCATCCTTAACCAGTACACCAAGGGCTATCtggagaaagagtgtgtggacTGGCTCAACAAGTTCATGGATTACGGAAAAGAAGAGCTGAGAAAATATT CTTCACCAGATGTACATCTGCTTGCAAAGAAATCAGTACGTGACCCCGGCAAGTTGACCCTGACCTGCCTGGCCACAGGTTTCTACCCTCCAGATGTACAGCTGCATTTGAGGAAGCTCAGAACTTCTCTACCTGAACATCTGGTAACATCTTCAGGAGTCAGACCCAATGGTGATGGCACCTACCAGCTGAGGAAGAGTGTAGACATTGTGGAGGATGACAAATCACTTTACGATTGTTATGTGAACCACATCACCTTCAAAGAACCAGTAATTAGAAAGTGTGATgaaa aAATTCTATGCCCAGATTGTACTGTACCGAAAATTCAGAGTGGTATCATCGGGGGAGTGGTTGGAGTTGTGGTCACACTGGCTGTGGTTGCAGCCGTTATCTACATCCTTAAAAAGAAGGGAATAATCA CTTGGCCATCTAAGCGTAGCTCCCCAGCAAACAGCACTGAGGATGTGCCACTTGCAG CAAATGGACAGGCTCCAGCACCTGCTCCAGCACCTGCTCCAGCACCTGCTCCAGCACCTGCTCCAG atgtatCCATCAACATTGGTGAAAAGAGTGAAGGTGCTAAAAAAGATCCTGACAGCGGGAGTGACtctg GACAAGGCAGCAGTGATGGATCAAGAGAGGGAAGCCAGGACGCTATTAATGAAAACACCCAACTGCTACCGGCCTCTGGATCTAATAATCCTG gtGGAGatgcagagagtgtgtga
- the LOC113524929 gene encoding major histocompatibility complex class I-related gene protein isoform X3 has protein sequence MGTISLNFSALLLLCAVVPAFSGEHSLYYTYTALSKPLNLPGIYEFTALGMLNDRELDYYSSKTQAKVPKQNWMREKMPQDYWDKGTQSRKSKEQWFKVNVDILMDRMRHNKSDLHVLQWRHGCVVDEGTDGNIKFVRGVDEYSYDGAEFLSFDEVNSRWIAPVTAAEPTKRKWDDVPILNQYTKGYLEKECVDWLNKFMDYGKEELRKYSSPDVHLLAKKSVRDPGKLTLTCLATGFYPPDVQLHLRKLRTSLPEHLVTSSGVRPNGDGTYQLRKSVDIVEDDKSLYDCYVNHITFKEPVIRKCDEKILCPDCTVPKIQSGIIGGVVGVVVTLAVVAAVIYILKKKGIITWPSKRSSPANSTEDVPLAANGQAPAPAPAPAPAPAPAPAPAPAPDVSINIGEKSEGAKKDPDSGSDSGQGSSDGSREGSQDAINENTQLLPASGSNNPGGDAESV, from the exons ATGGGGACGATTTCTCTCAACTTTTCAGCATTATTGCTGCTCTGTGCTGTTGTGCCAGCTTTCAGTG gtGAGCACTCTCTGTATTACACCTACACGGCTCTCTCTAAACCTCTCAATCTCCCCGGCATCTATGAGTTCACTGCACTGGGCATGCTCAATGACCGAGAACTCGACTACTACAGCAGCAAGACTCAGGCTAAGGTTCCTAAACAGAACTGGATGAGAGAGAAGATGCCACAGGATTACTGGGATAAAGGCACTCAGTCCCGCAAGAGCAAAGAGCAGTGGTTTAAGGTCAACGTGGACATCCTGATGGACCGAATGAGACACAATAAGTCTG ACCTTCATGTTCTTCAGTGGAGACATGGCTGTGTGGTTGATGAAGGTACAGATGGGAATATTAAATTTGTGAGAGGAGTTGATGAGTACAGCTACGATGGGGCTGAGTTCCTCTCCTTCGATGAGGTAAACTCGAGGTGGATTGCTCCAGTCACAGCTGCTGAGCCGACCAAAAGGAAATGGGATGATGTGCCCATCCTTAACCAGTACACCAAGGGCTATCtggagaaagagtgtgtggacTGGCTCAACAAGTTCATGGATTACGGAAAAGAAGAGCTGAGAAAATATT CTTCACCAGATGTACATCTGCTTGCAAAGAAATCAGTACGTGACCCCGGCAAGTTGACCCTGACCTGCCTGGCCACAGGTTTCTACCCTCCAGATGTACAGCTGCATTTGAGGAAGCTCAGAACTTCTCTACCTGAACATCTGGTAACATCTTCAGGAGTCAGACCCAATGGTGATGGCACCTACCAGCTGAGGAAGAGTGTAGACATTGTGGAGGATGACAAATCACTTTACGATTGTTATGTGAACCACATCACCTTCAAAGAACCAGTAATTAGAAAGTGTGATgaaa aAATTCTATGCCCAGATTGTACTGTACCGAAAATTCAGAGTGGTATCATCGGGGGAGTGGTTGGAGTTGTGGTCACACTGGCTGTGGTTGCAGCCGTTATCTACATCCTTAAAAAGAAGGGAATAATCA CTTGGCCATCTAAGCGTAGCTCCCCAGCAAACAGCACTGAGGATGTGCCACTTGCAG CAAATGGACAGGCTCCAGCACCTGCTCCAGCACCTGCTCCAGCACCTGCTCCAGCACCTGCTCCAGCACCTGCTCCAG atgtatCCATCAACATTGGTGAAAAGAGTGAAGGTGCTAAAAAAGATCCTGACAGCGGGAGTGACtctg GACAAGGCAGCAGTGATGGATCAAGAGAGGGAAGCCAGGACGCTATTAATGAAAACACCCAACTGCTACCGGCCTCTGGATCTAATAATCCTG gtGGAGatgcagagagtgtgtga
- the LOC113524929 gene encoding major histocompatibility complex class I-related gene protein isoform X6 translates to MGTISLNFSALLLLCAVVPAFSGEHSLYYTYTALSKPLNLPGIYEFTALGMLNDRELDYYSSKTQAKVPKQNWMREKMPQDYWDKGTQSRKSKEQWFKVNVDILMDRMRHNKSDLHVLQWRHGCVVDEGTDGNIKFVRGVDEYSYDGAEFLSFDEVNSRWIAPVTAAEPTKRKWDDVPILNQYTKGYLEKECVDWLNKFMDYGKEELRKYSSPDVHLLAKKSVRDPGKLTLTCLATGFYPPDVQLHLRKLRTSLPEHLVTSSGVRPNGDGTYQLRKSVDIVEDDKSLYDCYVNHITFKEPVIRKCDEKILCPDCTVPKIQSGIIGGVVGVVVTLAVVAAVIYILKKKGIITNGQAPAPAPAPAPAPAPAPAPAPAPDVSINIGEKSEGAKKDPDSGSDSGQGSSDGSREGSQDAINENTQLLPASGSNNPGGDAESV, encoded by the exons ATGGGGACGATTTCTCTCAACTTTTCAGCATTATTGCTGCTCTGTGCTGTTGTGCCAGCTTTCAGTG gtGAGCACTCTCTGTATTACACCTACACGGCTCTCTCTAAACCTCTCAATCTCCCCGGCATCTATGAGTTCACTGCACTGGGCATGCTCAATGACCGAGAACTCGACTACTACAGCAGCAAGACTCAGGCTAAGGTTCCTAAACAGAACTGGATGAGAGAGAAGATGCCACAGGATTACTGGGATAAAGGCACTCAGTCCCGCAAGAGCAAAGAGCAGTGGTTTAAGGTCAACGTGGACATCCTGATGGACCGAATGAGACACAATAAGTCTG ACCTTCATGTTCTTCAGTGGAGACATGGCTGTGTGGTTGATGAAGGTACAGATGGGAATATTAAATTTGTGAGAGGAGTTGATGAGTACAGCTACGATGGGGCTGAGTTCCTCTCCTTCGATGAGGTAAACTCGAGGTGGATTGCTCCAGTCACAGCTGCTGAGCCGACCAAAAGGAAATGGGATGATGTGCCCATCCTTAACCAGTACACCAAGGGCTATCtggagaaagagtgtgtggacTGGCTCAACAAGTTCATGGATTACGGAAAAGAAGAGCTGAGAAAATATT CTTCACCAGATGTACATCTGCTTGCAAAGAAATCAGTACGTGACCCCGGCAAGTTGACCCTGACCTGCCTGGCCACAGGTTTCTACCCTCCAGATGTACAGCTGCATTTGAGGAAGCTCAGAACTTCTCTACCTGAACATCTGGTAACATCTTCAGGAGTCAGACCCAATGGTGATGGCACCTACCAGCTGAGGAAGAGTGTAGACATTGTGGAGGATGACAAATCACTTTACGATTGTTATGTGAACCACATCACCTTCAAAGAACCAGTAATTAGAAAGTGTGATgaaa aAATTCTATGCCCAGATTGTACTGTACCGAAAATTCAGAGTGGTATCATCGGGGGAGTGGTTGGAGTTGTGGTCACACTGGCTGTGGTTGCAGCCGTTATCTACATCCTTAAAAAGAAGGGAATAATCA CAAATGGACAGGCTCCAGCACCTGCTCCAGCACCTGCTCCAGCACCTGCTCCAGCACCTGCTCCAGCACCTGCTCCAG atgtatCCATCAACATTGGTGAAAAGAGTGAAGGTGCTAAAAAAGATCCTGACAGCGGGAGTGACtctg GACAAGGCAGCAGTGATGGATCAAGAGAGGGAAGCCAGGACGCTATTAATGAAAACACCCAACTGCTACCGGCCTCTGGATCTAATAATCCTG gtGGAGatgcagagagtgtgtga
- the LOC113524929 gene encoding major histocompatibility complex class I-related gene protein isoform X5 — MGTISLNFSALLLLCAVVPAFSGEHSLYYTYTALSKPLNLPGIYEFTALGMLNDRELDYYSSKTQAKVPKQNWMREKMPQDYWDKGTQSRKSKEQWFKVNVDILMDRMRHNKSDLHVLQWRHGCVVDEGTDGNIKFVRGVDEYSYDGAEFLSFDEVNSRWIAPVTAAEPTKRKWDDVPILNQYTKGYLEKECVDWLNKFMDYGKEELRKYSSPDVHLLAKKSVRDPGKLTLTCLATGFYPPDVQLHLRKLRTSLPEHLVTSSGVRPNGDGTYQLRKSVDIVEDDKSLYDCYVNHITFKEPVIRKCDEKILCPDCTVPKIQSGIIGGVVGVVVTLAVVAAVIYILKKKGIITNGQAPAPAPAPAPAPAPAPAPAPAPAPAPAPAPDVSINIGEKSEGAKKDPDSGSDSGQGSSDGSREGSQDAINENTQLLPASGSNNPGGDAESV, encoded by the exons ATGGGGACGATTTCTCTCAACTTTTCAGCATTATTGCTGCTCTGTGCTGTTGTGCCAGCTTTCAGTG gtGAGCACTCTCTGTATTACACCTACACGGCTCTCTCTAAACCTCTCAATCTCCCCGGCATCTATGAGTTCACTGCACTGGGCATGCTCAATGACCGAGAACTCGACTACTACAGCAGCAAGACTCAGGCTAAGGTTCCTAAACAGAACTGGATGAGAGAGAAGATGCCACAGGATTACTGGGATAAAGGCACTCAGTCCCGCAAGAGCAAAGAGCAGTGGTTTAAGGTCAACGTGGACATCCTGATGGACCGAATGAGACACAATAAGTCTG ACCTTCATGTTCTTCAGTGGAGACATGGCTGTGTGGTTGATGAAGGTACAGATGGGAATATTAAATTTGTGAGAGGAGTTGATGAGTACAGCTACGATGGGGCTGAGTTCCTCTCCTTCGATGAGGTAAACTCGAGGTGGATTGCTCCAGTCACAGCTGCTGAGCCGACCAAAAGGAAATGGGATGATGTGCCCATCCTTAACCAGTACACCAAGGGCTATCtggagaaagagtgtgtggacTGGCTCAACAAGTTCATGGATTACGGAAAAGAAGAGCTGAGAAAATATT CTTCACCAGATGTACATCTGCTTGCAAAGAAATCAGTACGTGACCCCGGCAAGTTGACCCTGACCTGCCTGGCCACAGGTTTCTACCCTCCAGATGTACAGCTGCATTTGAGGAAGCTCAGAACTTCTCTACCTGAACATCTGGTAACATCTTCAGGAGTCAGACCCAATGGTGATGGCACCTACCAGCTGAGGAAGAGTGTAGACATTGTGGAGGATGACAAATCACTTTACGATTGTTATGTGAACCACATCACCTTCAAAGAACCAGTAATTAGAAAGTGTGATgaaa aAATTCTATGCCCAGATTGTACTGTACCGAAAATTCAGAGTGGTATCATCGGGGGAGTGGTTGGAGTTGTGGTCACACTGGCTGTGGTTGCAGCCGTTATCTACATCCTTAAAAAGAAGGGAATAATCA CAAATGGACAGGCTCCAGCACCTGCTCCAGCACCTGCTCCAGCACCTGCTCCAGCACCTGCTCCAGCACCTGCTCCAGCACCTGCTCCAGCACCTGCTCCAG atgtatCCATCAACATTGGTGAAAAGAGTGAAGGTGCTAAAAAAGATCCTGACAGCGGGAGTGACtctg GACAAGGCAGCAGTGATGGATCAAGAGAGGGAAGCCAGGACGCTATTAATGAAAACACCCAACTGCTACCGGCCTCTGGATCTAATAATCCTG gtGGAGatgcagagagtgtgtga
- the LOC113524929 gene encoding major histocompatibility complex class I-related gene protein isoform X8, protein MGTISLNFSALLLLCAVVPAFSGEHSLYYTYTALSKPLNLPGIYEFTALGMLNDRELDYYSSKTQAKVPKQNWMREKMPQDYWDKGTQSRKSKEQWFKVNVDILMDRMRHNKSDLHVLQWRHGCVVDEGTDGNIKFVRGVDEYSYDGAEFLSFDEVNSRWIAPVTAAEPTKRKWDDVPILNQYTKGYLEKECVDWLNKFMDYGKEELRKYSSPDVHLLAKKSVRDPGKLTLTCLATGFYPPDVQLHLRKLRTSLPEHLVTSSGVRPNGDGTYQLRKSVDIVEDDKSLYDCYVNHITFKEPVIRKCDEKILCPDCTVPKIQSGIIGGVVGVVVTLAVVAAVIYILKKKGIISAKKDPDSGSDSGQGSSDGSREGSQDAINENTQLLPASGSNNPGGDAESV, encoded by the exons ATGGGGACGATTTCTCTCAACTTTTCAGCATTATTGCTGCTCTGTGCTGTTGTGCCAGCTTTCAGTG gtGAGCACTCTCTGTATTACACCTACACGGCTCTCTCTAAACCTCTCAATCTCCCCGGCATCTATGAGTTCACTGCACTGGGCATGCTCAATGACCGAGAACTCGACTACTACAGCAGCAAGACTCAGGCTAAGGTTCCTAAACAGAACTGGATGAGAGAGAAGATGCCACAGGATTACTGGGATAAAGGCACTCAGTCCCGCAAGAGCAAAGAGCAGTGGTTTAAGGTCAACGTGGACATCCTGATGGACCGAATGAGACACAATAAGTCTG ACCTTCATGTTCTTCAGTGGAGACATGGCTGTGTGGTTGATGAAGGTACAGATGGGAATATTAAATTTGTGAGAGGAGTTGATGAGTACAGCTACGATGGGGCTGAGTTCCTCTCCTTCGATGAGGTAAACTCGAGGTGGATTGCTCCAGTCACAGCTGCTGAGCCGACCAAAAGGAAATGGGATGATGTGCCCATCCTTAACCAGTACACCAAGGGCTATCtggagaaagagtgtgtggacTGGCTCAACAAGTTCATGGATTACGGAAAAGAAGAGCTGAGAAAATATT CTTCACCAGATGTACATCTGCTTGCAAAGAAATCAGTACGTGACCCCGGCAAGTTGACCCTGACCTGCCTGGCCACAGGTTTCTACCCTCCAGATGTACAGCTGCATTTGAGGAAGCTCAGAACTTCTCTACCTGAACATCTGGTAACATCTTCAGGAGTCAGACCCAATGGTGATGGCACCTACCAGCTGAGGAAGAGTGTAGACATTGTGGAGGATGACAAATCACTTTACGATTGTTATGTGAACCACATCACCTTCAAAGAACCAGTAATTAGAAAGTGTGATgaaa aAATTCTATGCCCAGATTGTACTGTACCGAAAATTCAGAGTGGTATCATCGGGGGAGTGGTTGGAGTTGTGGTCACACTGGCTGTGGTTGCAGCCGTTATCTACATCCTTAAAAAGAAGGGAATAATCA GTGCTAAAAAAGATCCTGACAGCGGGAGTGACtctg GACAAGGCAGCAGTGATGGATCAAGAGAGGGAAGCCAGGACGCTATTAATGAAAACACCCAACTGCTACCGGCCTCTGGATCTAATAATCCTG gtGGAGatgcagagagtgtgtga
- the LOC113524929 gene encoding major histocompatibility complex class I-related gene protein isoform X1, whose product MGTISLNFSALLLLCAVVPAFSGEHSLYYTYTALSKPLNLPGIYEFTALGMLNDRELDYYSSKTQAKVPKQNWMREKMPQDYWDKGTQSRKSKEQWFKVNVDILMDRMRHNKSDLHVLQWRHGCVVDEGTDGNIKFVRGVDEYSYDGAEFLSFDEVNSRWIAPVTAAEPTKRKWDDVPILNQYTKGYLEKECVDWLNKFMDYGKEELRKYSSPDVHLLAKKSVRDPGKLTLTCLATGFYPPDVQLHLRKLRTSLPEHLVTSSGVRPNGDGTYQLRKSVDIVEDDKSLYDCYVNHITFKEPVIRKCDEKILCPDCTVPKIQSGIIGGVVGVVVTLAVVAAVIYILKKKGIITWPSKRSSPANSTEDVPLAANGQAPAPAPAPAPAPAPAPAPAPAPAPAPAPAPDVSINIGEKSEGAKKDPDSGSDSGQGSSDGSREGSQDAINENTQLLPASGSNNPGGDAESV is encoded by the exons ATGGGGACGATTTCTCTCAACTTTTCAGCATTATTGCTGCTCTGTGCTGTTGTGCCAGCTTTCAGTG gtGAGCACTCTCTGTATTACACCTACACGGCTCTCTCTAAACCTCTCAATCTCCCCGGCATCTATGAGTTCACTGCACTGGGCATGCTCAATGACCGAGAACTCGACTACTACAGCAGCAAGACTCAGGCTAAGGTTCCTAAACAGAACTGGATGAGAGAGAAGATGCCACAGGATTACTGGGATAAAGGCACTCAGTCCCGCAAGAGCAAAGAGCAGTGGTTTAAGGTCAACGTGGACATCCTGATGGACCGAATGAGACACAATAAGTCTG ACCTTCATGTTCTTCAGTGGAGACATGGCTGTGTGGTTGATGAAGGTACAGATGGGAATATTAAATTTGTGAGAGGAGTTGATGAGTACAGCTACGATGGGGCTGAGTTCCTCTCCTTCGATGAGGTAAACTCGAGGTGGATTGCTCCAGTCACAGCTGCTGAGCCGACCAAAAGGAAATGGGATGATGTGCCCATCCTTAACCAGTACACCAAGGGCTATCtggagaaagagtgtgtggacTGGCTCAACAAGTTCATGGATTACGGAAAAGAAGAGCTGAGAAAATATT CTTCACCAGATGTACATCTGCTTGCAAAGAAATCAGTACGTGACCCCGGCAAGTTGACCCTGACCTGCCTGGCCACAGGTTTCTACCCTCCAGATGTACAGCTGCATTTGAGGAAGCTCAGAACTTCTCTACCTGAACATCTGGTAACATCTTCAGGAGTCAGACCCAATGGTGATGGCACCTACCAGCTGAGGAAGAGTGTAGACATTGTGGAGGATGACAAATCACTTTACGATTGTTATGTGAACCACATCACCTTCAAAGAACCAGTAATTAGAAAGTGTGATgaaa aAATTCTATGCCCAGATTGTACTGTACCGAAAATTCAGAGTGGTATCATCGGGGGAGTGGTTGGAGTTGTGGTCACACTGGCTGTGGTTGCAGCCGTTATCTACATCCTTAAAAAGAAGGGAATAATCA CTTGGCCATCTAAGCGTAGCTCCCCAGCAAACAGCACTGAGGATGTGCCACTTGCAG CAAATGGACAGGCTCCAGCACCTGCTCCAGCACCTGCTCCAGCACCTGCTCCAGCACCTGCTCCAGCACCTGCTCCAGCACCTGCTCCAGCACCTGCTCCAG atgtatCCATCAACATTGGTGAAAAGAGTGAAGGTGCTAAAAAAGATCCTGACAGCGGGAGTGACtctg GACAAGGCAGCAGTGATGGATCAAGAGAGGGAAGCCAGGACGCTATTAATGAAAACACCCAACTGCTACCGGCCTCTGGATCTAATAATCCTG gtGGAGatgcagagagtgtgtga